In Stegostoma tigrinum isolate sSteTig4 chromosome 12, sSteTig4.hap1, whole genome shotgun sequence, the following proteins share a genomic window:
- the LOC125457312 gene encoding cysteinyl leukotriene receptor 1-like, whose protein sequence is MNNTSIWRKNSCENNDTFKTNIYLPTYIIVFIFGFIENVFCLYVFLKLYKRKTAIGVVTVNLAISDLLFVCTLPWRVHYYLNNGKWNLPHSLCAFMSYALYLNMYCSIYFLTLMSVLRYFAIVHPMNALKYRSVKSVQIVCVAIWIFVGITASPFLTGGSYINKNNETKCFHLKDGVDYRIFVMNLISLVVGCIVPFFIIIICYTLVVKALLISKAKHHQKMSSLRKAIALIIIVMVIFLTSFLPYHILRTVHVAINLNVGHISQASCFIQKCVVVTQCGAAINSCLDPLLYYFAAETFRGKVKTTANNIFKCVMQRS, encoded by the coding sequence ATGAATAACACCAGCATCTGGAGAAAAAACTCATGTGAGAACAATGACACCTTCAAAACTAACATCTACCTTCCAACATATATTATCGTGTTTATTTTTGGATTTATTGAAAATGTCTTCTGTTTATATGTATTCCTGAAGTTATACAAGAGGAAGACAGCAATCGGCGTTGTCACCGTGAACCTGGCAATATCGGATTTACTGTTTGTTTGCACTTTGCCCTGGCGGGTGCACTATTATTTGAACAATGGCAAGTGGAACCTTCCACATTCCTTATGTGCATTTATGTCGTATGCTCTGTACCTCAACATGTACTGCAGCATCTACTTTCTGACTCTCATGAGTGTATTGCGCTACTTTGCTATAGTACATCCAATGAATGCTTTAAAGTATAGAAGTGTTAAATCTGTTCAAATCGTATGTGTTGCAATATGGATATTTGTGGGTATCACAGCCAGTCCTTTTCTAACAGGTGGCAGTTACatcaataaaaataatgaaacaaaatgctTTCACCTCAAAGATGGTGTTGACTATAGAATATTTGTGATGAATTTAATTTCCCTGGTTGTGGGTTGTATTGTTCCCTTCTTTATTATCATCATCTGTTACACACTTGTTGTTAAGGCCTTGCTAATCTCAAAGGCAAAACATCATCAGAAAATGAGCTCCCTCAGAAAAGCTATCGCCTTGATTATTATTGTAATGGTTATATTTTTAACCAGTTTTCTGCCCTATCACATTCTCCGAACTGTCCACGTTGCCATTAACTTGAACGTGGGACATATATCCCAAGCCAGTTGTTTTATCCAGAAATGTGTGGTAGTTACACAGTGTGGCGCAGCAATCAATTCCTGTTTGGATCCTCTTTTGTACTACTTTGCAGCAGAGACCTTTAGGGGCAAAGTGAAAACAACAGCCAATAACATATTCAAATGCGTGATGCAAAGAAGTTGA